The Alteriqipengyuania halimionae genome contains a region encoding:
- a CDS encoding NAD(P)H-binding protein — protein MSEQVRLTLVGATGLVGSELMAAAVGRESVRINAVARREIAFPSGARMEAVLADPEEWPGAIAATAPQVFVCALGTTWNKSGKSEAAFRAVDQELVLSSARAALEAGATRAVVVSSVGADRHAKSFYLRVKGEVEQELGQIGFARLDTLRPGLLTGPRQGDRRVMERLGILASPLTNLLLHGSWRKYRSIPAACVAEAMLQLSQTKTRGKFVHDNESIRREAGRFRRN, from the coding sequence ATGTCTGAACAGGTGCGGCTGACACTGGTTGGCGCCACGGGACTGGTCGGGTCCGAACTGATGGCCGCTGCCGTCGGGCGGGAGAGTGTGCGGATCAATGCGGTCGCCCGACGCGAGATCGCCTTTCCGTCGGGCGCGCGGATGGAAGCGGTGCTGGCCGATCCGGAAGAATGGCCCGGCGCCATCGCCGCTACAGCGCCGCAGGTTTTCGTCTGTGCGTTGGGAACGACCTGGAACAAGTCGGGCAAGTCCGAAGCGGCGTTTCGGGCGGTGGATCAGGAACTGGTCCTGTCCAGCGCGCGAGCCGCGCTCGAAGCCGGGGCGACGCGCGCGGTGGTCGTGTCGTCGGTCGGGGCCGATCGGCATGCGAAAAGCTTCTACCTGCGGGTCAAAGGCGAGGTCGAACAGGAGCTGGGCCAGATCGGGTTTGCCCGGCTAGATACCCTGCGTCCCGGCCTGCTGACCGGCCCGCGCCAGGGCGATCGCCGGGTCATGGAGCGGCTCGGCATTCTGGCAAGTCCGCTCACCAATCTCCTGTTGCACGGGAGCTGGCGCAAATACCGCTCGATCCCCGCCGCCTGTGTGGCCGAGGCGATGCTCCAGCTATCGCAGACTAAAACGCGCGGAAAATTCGTTCATGACAACGAATCGATCCGGCGCGAGGCGGGGCGTTTTCGCCGGAATTAG
- the gcvH gene encoding glycine cleavage system protein GcvH — translation MPRYFTEDHEWIDVEGEMGTVGITDYAQSQLGDITFVELPEKGDQLKKGDAPCVVDSVKAASDVYSPVTGEVIEVNGDLDEQPELVNSDAEDGGWFFKIRLANPDELSGLMDADKYSSFVDGL, via the coding sequence ATGCCCCGCTATTTTACCGAAGATCATGAGTGGATCGATGTCGAAGGCGAGATGGGAACCGTCGGTATCACCGATTACGCGCAGAGCCAGCTGGGTGACATTACCTTCGTCGAACTGCCGGAAAAGGGCGATCAGCTGAAGAAGGGCGATGCACCCTGCGTGGTCGATTCGGTCAAGGCCGCGAGCGACGTCTATTCACCCGTCACGGGCGAGGTGATCGAGGTCAATGGCGATCTCGACGAGCAGCCCGAGCTGGTCAACAGCGATGCCGAAGACGGGGGCTGGTTCTTCAAGATCCGCCTCGCCAATCCGGATGAGCTTTCGGGCCTGATGGATGCGGACAAGTATTCGAGCTTCGTCGACGGTCTCTGA
- the gcvT gene encoding glycine cleavage system aminomethyltransferase GcvT, with amino-acid sequence MSIEANEDTTEDTIEVQPLPLDAWHREQGAQMVEFAGYHMPIQYEGIIAEHLWTREHAGLFDVSHMGQLLLSGPDLDAAVEAILPIDLSTLKLGSQRYSLLLDKNGGVLDDLMVSRWPNDLYLVVNGATKWDDIAYLREHLPDEITLNHLEDRALLALQGPEAYAALARHAKGEYDLGSLKFMKFGRFTLAGHDVTIARAGYTGEDGFEISLSADAAEEISNLLCGEPEVKPIGLGARDSLRLEAGLPLYGHDLSPETSPIAADLVFGINKRRRAEGGFHGASRVQSELADGTQTKRVGLALDGRRAAREGDAIMAGDTQVGMVTSGGFAPSLGHPIAMGYVALQHAETGTELEIDVRGKRLSAKVVQMPFVPNRYFR; translated from the coding sequence GTGAGCATCGAAGCGAACGAAGATACCACCGAAGACACGATCGAAGTGCAGCCGCTGCCGCTCGATGCGTGGCATCGCGAGCAGGGCGCGCAGATGGTCGAATTCGCCGGCTATCATATGCCGATCCAGTATGAAGGCATCATTGCCGAACATCTCTGGACGCGCGAGCATGCGGGCCTGTTCGACGTGTCGCACATGGGCCAGCTGCTGCTGTCCGGCCCCGATCTCGATGCCGCCGTCGAAGCGATCCTGCCGATCGATCTGTCGACTTTGAAGCTCGGCAGCCAGCGCTATTCGCTGCTGCTCGACAAGAATGGCGGCGTGCTCGACGATCTGATGGTCTCGCGCTGGCCGAATGACCTCTATCTCGTGGTCAATGGCGCGACCAAGTGGGACGACATTGCCTATTTGCGCGAGCACCTGCCCGATGAAATCACACTCAACCACCTGGAAGACCGCGCGCTGCTCGCTCTTCAGGGACCCGAAGCTTACGCGGCGCTGGCACGTCATGCCAAGGGCGAGTACGATCTTGGGTCGCTGAAATTCATGAAGTTCGGACGTTTCACCCTTGCCGGGCACGACGTCACCATCGCCCGTGCGGGCTATACCGGCGAAGACGGGTTCGAGATTTCGCTGTCTGCCGATGCGGCGGAGGAGATCTCGAACCTTCTGTGCGGCGAACCGGAAGTGAAGCCGATCGGCCTCGGCGCGCGGGACTCGCTGCGCCTGGAAGCGGGGCTTCCGCTTTACGGTCATGATCTTTCGCCTGAAACGAGCCCGATCGCAGCCGATCTCGTCTTCGGGATCAACAAACGCCGCCGCGCCGAAGGTGGCTTCCACGGCGCGAGCCGCGTCCAGTCCGAACTCGCTGACGGAACGCAAACCAAGCGCGTCGGCCTTGCGCTCGACGGCCGTCGTGCCGCGCGCGAAGGCGATGCGATCATGGCGGGCGATACGCAGGTCGGCATGGTCACGAGCGGGGGCTTCGCGCCCAGTCTCGGCCATCCGATCGCGATGGGTTACGTTGCGCTCCAGCACGCCGAAACCGGCACCGAACTCGAGATCGATGTGCGCGGCAAGCGGCTTTCCGCCAAGGTCGTGCAGATGCCTTTCGTCCCCAACCGCTATTTCCGCTGA